From a single Budorcas taxicolor isolate Tak-1 chromosome X, Takin1.1, whole genome shotgun sequence genomic region:
- the LOC128069457 gene encoding melanoma-associated antigen 10-like, with translation MSPWQPVLTSSSGSQRNPPLPSAGGLQEPRGESPDLKLVSTGHRSEEVQAARGVKVRPVDPVLHCLSVLLLPGVIMPPPPKRLCYMKCWCCILKENLQSQSENWGLWNAQVPQCEEERASSCSSSSSSSSSSSSSSSSSSSSSPHPTSSFCFLTPGTTIEVPDTAGTPSPFQASQRVWTLPTALATTPSIISDQGSGSRKRKRPSTSQALPDGGHLLRDAIDGKVGDLVSFLLVRYHRKEVATKAEMLSVIKDYQDLFPMILSQATDCMNLVFGIDVKALDPTGLFYVLVNTLGLTYNDLLSGDEESMPMAGLLVNTLSIIFIAGNCAPEEKIWEMLGIMGLYAGMNHFIYGDPRELLTQVWVQQGYLEYRQVPNSDPACYEFLWGPRTYAETTKMKVLEFLAKVHDTTPSAFPSLYEEALQSEKTGPQARVVARARARDGTCARTRAYSKVTSNSLSCPN, from the exons ATGAGcccgtggcagcctgtgctgaccTCCTCATCCGGGTCTCAGAGAAACCcgcccctgccctcagctggg GGGCTCCAGGAACCAAGAGGTGAAAGCCCAGATCTGAAGCTCGTGTCTACAGGTCACAGATCAGAGGAGGTCCAGGCAGCACGAGGAGTCAAGGTGAG gcCTGTGGATCCAGTTCTGCACTGTCTGTCCGTACTCTTGCTACCAGGAGTCATTATGCCTCCACCTCCAAAGCGTTTGTGTTACATGAAGTGTTGGTGCTGCATACTTAAGGAAAACCTTCAGTCCCAGAGCGAGAACTGGGGACTTTGGAATGCACAAGTTCCTCAGTgtgaggaggagaggg cctcctcctgttcctcctcttcctcctcttcctcctcatcctcttcttcctcttcttcttcttcctcctcctctccccaccccacctcctccttCTGTTTTCTGACCCCAGGCACCACAATTGAGGTTCCTGATACTGCTGGGACACCGAGTCCTTTCCAGGCTTCTCAGAGAGTTTGGACCTTACCCACTGCCCTAGCAACCACTCCATCAATCATATCAGATCAGGGATCTggcagtagaaaaagaaaaaggccaaGCACTTCGCAGGCCCTGCCAGATGGTGGGCACTTGCTCAGAGATGCAATAGATGGTAAGGTGGGGGATCTGGTGTCATTCCTGCTCGTCAGATATCACAGAAAGGAGGTGGCCACAAAGGCAGAAATGCTTAGCGTTATCAAAGATTACCAAGACCTCTTCCCCATGATCCTCAGTCAAGCCACTGACTGCATGAATCTGGTCTTTGGTATTGATGTGAAGGCGTTGGACCCCACAGGTCTCTTCTATGTCTTGGTCAACACCTTGGGTCTCACCTACAATGATTTGTTGAGTGGTGATGAGGAGAGCATGCCCATGGCTGGCCTCCTTGTAAATACCTTGAGTATAATCTTCATAGCTGGCAACTGTGCACCTGAGGAAAAGATCTGGGAAATGCTAGGTATCATGGGCCTGTATGCTGGTATGAACCATTTCATCTATGGGGACCCCAGGGAGCTGCTGACCCAAGTGTGGGTGCAACAAGGGTATCTGGAATACCGACAGGTGCCCAATAGTGATCCTGCCTGCTATGAGTTCCTGTGGGGTCCCCGGACTTATGCAGAGACCACTAAGATGAAAGTCTTAGAGTTCTTGGCCAAAGTTCATGATACCACCCCCAGTGCCTTTCCTAGCTTGTATGAAGAAGCTTTGCAAAGTGAAAAAACAGGACCCCAAGCCAGAGTTGtagccagggccagggccagggatGGGACTTGTGCCAGGACCAGGGCCTATTCCAAGGTCACATCCAACAGCTTATCTTGCCCCAACTGA